The Lycium ferocissimum isolate CSIRO_LF1 chromosome 8, AGI_CSIRO_Lferr_CH_V1, whole genome shotgun sequence DNA segment TAGAATTGCATTGAAAGTACTAAATATGATTCTTTTCGTTTTACACTTGATCAGTCAGGTCTATATGTATGGCCACCAAAGAATCACTAGATATTACGTGTCTCTTAATCAGTAAAGCCAAAACAAACACTACAGAAGCAAATGAACTTGGTCAGGTGGTACTAAGTACTAACTTATCAAGCATTACACATAGGTGGCAAGACAATTAGTTTATGGCTAGACATTACATATTTCTTACTCAGTAAAACAAAAGTACAGCATAGTGAAGCAAATAAACTTGATTAGTTACTGATGCTGTTAGGAACACCCCTACCAGTTACACCAGGACCTGCTGATGAGGGTATAAGCAGTTCATAGGGAGCAATACCAGCACCACACCGGTTTCTAAGACTTGCAtcctcatttctttcttttatagtCTGCTCGATCTCGACCATTCTGGCGGAGAACCGTTCATACATTTTTATTACTTCTTGATCATTGTTTAAGAAGCTGTAAAGCTGTTGCAGCTGAGGCAAGTATTCCTCGTCTAGAGAATGTGTCGATACAGCCTCTTGAACTGCTAGCAACTTGGTTGCCTGAAATTGAGTAGGCAAAGATGACAGAAACGTTTGCTCGGGGTCAAGAAGAAATTGCTTGTACTCAGGCTCTTCTTCTTGAGGAATGAGTTTCCGCATTATGGTGGGGCGATGCAACACGTAGCCTGCCAACGGGTACTGTCCAAAGTTTATAGCTGAATGGTGACCAGAAACAACCCAAATCATAGAGGCAAGTATGCCAGACAAGTCCTCTTTAGAAGCAAGGTTTGGCCACCAAGGCTCGTCTTTCTTATCGGGGTGTCCCTTGTTCTTGATCTCATTCCACCAACCTTGGAGCTCAACATCTGACATGACAGAATTTGGCTCAGAATAATAGCGCCCAACATAGGACTCCACAAGTTCTTTTATTGCAGACCATATGAGAAGGCCATCAGCTGCATAAGGATAGTCCTCAATTACAAGTTTCACTCCACATCGCGCTGTTGGATCTTCCATAGCCATGCCCCTGTTCATTATGTTGCTTAATTATCACAAAATTTCAAGATAGGATACGAAAATATATGAGAGCAGCTTACCTTCTAACCAAATCAGCAGGCAATGCTTCCATATCAAACCGCCATAGCTTCTTGTAGGCAGTAGAGCTTAAATCCAACCCGTACTTCCCTGCGCAGTCGAGTGCCTCAACAATTCCATCTGCACTTATAAAAGTTTTCCTAGAAAAAGCGTTGACTTGCAATGTGTAGCGCATATGAGGGTGGAGCAGCTTGTAAATTGGGTGCATGGAACTTAGCTGTCTATGGGTGGCAATAATGTATGGTTCTGCAGATGCGTGGATTCTCATCCTGCAACATTCAATAAACACGCCTATTTATCAATAATGTAATATCTGTGATGCTCACTCACTAGTCCAGAAAATTATAACATAGTTTGTGACAAGACGCGTAGCGTCGGGTGAAAAAATAACAAGTTAgattgaaataagaaaaaagaaacagtaTTAATATGCGAATTGAACTTGAGGACTCTTACCAATGATTAACCATTTGAAAAATGGTTGCGTCATTGGTGCAAACATGCGCTTTAGCTAGCTTCCAAAGCCAATCAGTTGTAGCATCATGTCCAGGAGTAAATATGCGCTTGGTCCTTGGTGAAGTAGGAGTTGGAGGAAGTGACAGCTCAATAAGGACTGGCATTAAAATACCTTTTGGTGTGTGGAAGAGAACTGTTCTCGAGGCATAAGCTTTTCTTCCAGGCAAGGAGTTTATATTCTCAATATATGGCAGGAACATGTCATGGTGGTCAAGGATAAATAGTCTCTTGCTCTCAATTGCCTGCACAACAAATTTGATGCAGGATTCATACAGTAATCCATCCTAGAACTTGACTTACAATGTTATTTGTACGAACGGACACAGTTGAATATCATTTCAAGAATTGGCGTTATTGTAGAAGCTCCTGGACCAAGTCGCACTCTCCAGGCATAACAAGAAAGGCACACAAAAGCACATTTTTGTAAGATGTTTATGATTGGACCTACATATAGTGATATCAACAGTAGAACTAAAACTACCATGACATGGAACTCCAGAACATATGCCCCCTCTCATTAAGGGAGGAAATAATTTCATACACATTAATAAGCAATTTACAACAACGAAATAAGAAACAGATAAAGAGGGGTGAAAAGACAAAGGGGAGTATCTCAAATTTTAGGGGAAGAAATTTTCTGGTTCAAATCCTAATGATGAAAATTATCTGGCATCAAAATAGGATCATAACCTAACAAGCCAGAAACATAATCAGAAGAAATTTGTACATCAGACCAAGAGACTTGTCCTAGGaccaacttcatttattttgGATGGGATGTTCAGTCCCTTCTTGCACTGCAGCAGAGACCAGTTAGATAAACCTGCGGATTTTTCCAACTGCAATAACATGATAATACTGAAGCAGCTAGCAGAAGTGTAGGGAGCATGTCAAATGCTAGAAAATAAGCTCATTTTTCCCCTTTTCGTTTCCAAGGTACTCACGTGATggactctttctttctttttgtcttCCTTTGTCTTAGCCAACAAAAGGTCCATTCACTTCCTAACACTTTATtcaaatttctcattttcattttttatttttcccacAAAAAATGCCTTCTAGAGCCACTGAATTGGCGTATCGACATCTGGGGAAGTTGACTTGTACGTGTCATTCCATACTCTTTATAGCTCTAACATGATTATGTGTAAAACTTACTTTGTAACAAGAAACTCAGCATGGAAGTTTATACTATATGGAAGTACGAGTATTACTTTGGAAGTTACTTACGAAAGAACGTTAGTCTGCAGATTATTTTGCAAGAACATATAGTTTTGGGAAAAAGCAAAAGTCTTTCAAATTCTGAAGCAGCATAACATGAAAGATCCAATGAAAGAATATTGGAATTTTCTTGTAGGCAATAAATGGTAGGAGTAATTCCTTACAGAATTAAAATCTAGGTACACGATCTCTAGTTAAACTTCACTTTGCAGATTGAATGAGATAGTGGTGTATCGAAAAACTTCATCAAGATATGGTTACCTCCTCGATTTTCATTCCATTGAGCCCTGGTTCTATTAGGTCCTTTGTAATTGCTGATTCAGGAGGACCATAAACTTGTGGATCCAGTTTACTGAGAATTGGAAGTTCCTGTGTGGAAAAGTAAGGTATGATTTAGAAAGTATTTAATCAAATCACAGAGGAATCAGGGAAATAGCAGACACTTCTTTTAATTTAATGGCTACCTTAAGTAGTTCAATGCTAACAGGGTTAACCCCTGCCAAAGTCTGGCGTGCAAATTCATGGTCTCGTAGCCATGCAAATCTATCTCCTGCAGACAGATACATAAGTTAACTAATGAAACTTGACATCATATTTCCAAAAAGCAAACCAAAATGGATATTAGAACATTAATAGTTGACTCTCCAATTACGACAAGAGATAATGCCACAAAACCTTTCAATATATTCCGTCTTTGAACTAGACACCGATAGTGAAAAAGAAGTAAGAAACGCTTACGCCTGATAACAGGAATCTCAAACTTAAGCAATCTTTCACCAGCAGAAAGTATTTGATCGATCAAATTCTCCTTTTGGTTTTCATCTTTCGAGGCAATATCATCAACGTATAGCTTGTCTATGTCAGAAAAGCTGTTGAAGGGGGTATCTGGGCTCGAGAATTTAGCAACAATAGCTGGTATCAGGTTGTGCATGAGACCATTCCTCTGTTTGGTAGAAAGTGTATCCTGCTTAATTTCTTCAAAGGCTTCATCTCTAGGAACATAAAGTGGATGAAGTGAATCTGCTATACTCTCTGCACAAGGATCTGCTCGTATTCACAAACTAGAAAAGTTAGCATACACGCTCATCTGGAAAaatcttaggggtcgtttgataGGATGTCTTAGGTAGAATAATGCCGGTACTAAATTTTAGTGCAATATTTAGTTGTAAATTTAAGTCTAGTACAAGTAATATCAGTATTACTTATATACCCTATTCAGTATTATTCTTATACATAGTAAACCATGGCATTAGCAATACCTGTACTATTCTTATACTTATACACCTTATTCAGTACTATttagaaattatgcaatgcatgttgttttaatacaacaaacccaACAATAGATAAGAAATAATGCCAGCATAACTAATCCCAGCATAACTTGTCTCCGAACCAAACGTCCCCTTAGGTAGCTAGGTCCATCTGATCAGATTAGTGAGTGTATTAATCTCACCATATGAGCAGAACTTGTAAGCCTGGTCTACCGAAAGAATATCCTGTTCAACTTGGTTCAACTAGGCCCTAAAAAAACACAGTAGAATTACAACCGAGAAGCTAAAACCCACCTGTTTTAGTTGGCGGTCTCCCAGTTCGACAACGCCTAGGATAAGATCTCTCTTCACCACCAAATACAGGTCGAGCTAGATCATTGCTTTTGTCAGGATTACCC contains these protein-coding regions:
- the LOC132067263 gene encoding lipoxygenase 6, chloroplastic-like; the encoded protein is MFKVQHGRPSTTLSTYTPRVPIVRRPKAIPGTKRDGNRRNMSSMARFSSQYWNRATGDRMGIRAVNNINTESVIKTSVEVESKEVVSIVENGGGTEVSAVVMLKKNMKEKITDKIGNWIESMTRGINGGAILIQLVSEDIDPDTNSGKILECYAGSWLPKASDNPSIVEYTANFTVPSDFERPGAIIVTNYHDKEVHLVQIVIHGFGEGPITFPANTWIHSWKDDPDSRVIFRNQACLPYQTAPGIRDLRREALLKIRGNGNDERKRYEQIYDYALYNDLGNPDKSNDLARPVFGGEERSYPRRCRTGRPPTKTDPCAESIADSLHPLYVPRDEAFEEIKQDTLSTKQRNGLMHNLIPAIVAKFSSPDTPFNSFSDIDKLYVDDIASKDENQKENLIDQILSAGERLLKFEIPVIRRDRFAWLRDHEFARQTLAGVNPVSIELLKELPILSKLDPQVYGPPESAITKDLIEPGLNGMKIEEAIESKRLFILDHHDMFLPYIENINSLPGRKAYASRTVLFHTPKGILMPVLIELSLPPTPTSPRTKRIFTPGHDATTDWLWKLAKAHVCTNDATIFQMVNHWMRIHASAEPYIIATHRQLSSMHPIYKLLHPHMRYTLQVNAFSRKTFISADGIVEALDCAGKYGLDLSSTAYKKLWRFDMEALPADLVRRGMAMEDPTARCGVKLVIEDYPYAADGLLIWSAIKELVESYVGRYYSEPNSVMSDVELQGWWNEIKNKGHPDKKDEPWWPNLASKEDLSGILASMIWVVSGHHSAINFGQYPLAGYVLHRPTIMRKLIPQEEEPEYKQFLLDPEQTFLSSLPTQFQATKLLAVQEAVSTHSLDEEYLPQLQQLYSFLNNDQEVIKMYERFSARMVEIEQTIKERNEDASLRNRCGAGIAPYELLIPSSAGPGVTGRGVPNSISN